Genomic DNA from Sphingobium sp. V4:
GTCGAGATGGGCCGCGACGGAGGCGTCGTGGATGCGCGCTGTCCTTTCTGCGACGTCCTGTCGCTCCTCCCACGCAGAGAGGGCGTGCTCGTCGAGCGTGAGAAAGATCCCCTCGCCACGAACCTCGATAGCCGGGAGCCAGTCGAGACGCGTCTTTGAAAGCGGCGCGACGGCACCGGCATCCGGATCACCGGGCGGCTGGATCCGGGTGAAGCCTTTCATCGCCCGAACTTCGCGCAGCCGCACTGCCCTGACGAGCCTGCCGATCCAGGGAGCAAGATCGCCAGGCACTACGCAGGGCCGGATCTCGAACTCATGATCCAGCCCCTCGGCTCTCGTCCCGCCCGTCAGCTGGCGATATTCCTCGAGCCGCAGGTCCGAGGTCTCTATTGCTTCATGGCCGGCAATACGCAGGTCCACCTCGGTTGCGAGCTGTTCAGCCGTAAGCCCCAGATCCGAAAGTGTCTGGGCAAGATCCCCCCGCGCAAGGATCCGGATGAATGCGCTTCGATCCTCTGGATGAGTGTTGCGGATGTTGTCCCAGTGAACGCCGAGTGCTTCCTGCAAGCGGTCCGACCACGGCGGTATGCTGAGTGCTGACTCGATCACCGGAAAGTGCAGGTTGGAGGCACCGCGCTGCATGGCGCGTGACTCGCCACCACAATTCTCTGTCCCGTCGGCCAGCCACGGCCGGCGCCCCCGGCAAGGGGGGAAATGTGACTTGCCACCGGCGCGCGGTTTGCCGAATATGCCGTCCATTGACCGCTTCTTGCTGCATTCGGGGCAGCTCAGGACGAGGCCGGCGAGTCCTGCGCTCTCGGCGGTCAGCTTGAGAAAGCCTCGCCTGCGCGCGCAGTCGGGGGCATGCTGCACCCAGACATGCCAAGGGAACTCGTCGATGTGTCCCCGTTCGCACGCGGTGATGAAACGGACGGGAATCACATACATCCTGCGCCGGCCCGGGGCCTTCTGCGTACACGAGGCACACCACCGCCCCGCGCGGCCCGGCTCGTCGTCCCAGCGCCCTTCAGGTGCGATGAGATTGCATCCCGGACACTGCAGCCATTCCGGGAAACGGACAGCGACGAGCGACCGCATCGCATCGGCATCATTTGCGCTGTTCCGCACCGGTGGCAGCCTGAATCCCCTGACACCGAGCTTTTTCTGCAATCGCTCCTCGAGGATCGCCTGCGGATGAAGCATACCGGCTGGCGGGAAATTGCGATCCCATTCCTCCAGTCCGGCTGCAACCCCCGAGACCGGTGCGTCTCCCGCGCGAAAATCGATGATTGCTCCCGGACCAAATGTCTGGACCGCGGCGCTGCGACGCAGGTCGCCAAGTTCATTTTTTGCCATCTCTATTGCTCGCCCCTCAGCTTCTCCAGCAACCGGAACGGCGTGGCCGGCTCGACCGCGCGCATGGTGTTGGGTGTTGGCCATGCCTGACCGATCGAACGGCCCGAGGCGCGCTTTGCTGCCGCTTCCTCGGCGCCCTGCAACAACGACACCGCCTCGTTGCGGGCATCCCAATATTGTGCCGGGGAGCGCCGCAGCCAGCGGTCGAGGCGGCGTTCAAGCTCTGTTGCAACATCGGTCTCAAGCGGGTCAATCCTCGCCGCACGGGCGGCGATGGCGCCGATCAGCTTACGGACAGGGACAAGATCATCGTCATCCAGCGCTGGCAGATCGAGCTTCCCTGGCAGGGCATGGCGTACCACGGCAACAAGAACCGCATGAAGCGCCCGGTCACGTGCGCGGGATGCAAAGGGCGTCACGCTCGTCGCCTCGACATCGCGGTACAGCGTCGCGTGCCAGCTGCCGAACGTCTCATAGTGTGACCGGTCCCGCGGCTTGGCATTGTTGAGAAGCGCGACCACCAGTCCTGGTACCCGCCCACGACCTACACGACTGGTCGCCTGGATATACTCGGCGATCGTTTTTGGCTGGCCGTTTACGACCATAAGTCCAAGGCGACGGATGTCGACGCCAACGCTGAGCATGTTGGTCGCGAGCACAACGTCGAGCGCACCTGCAGTACCCGCAGGGATCTCAAGCCGGTTGAGCATGTCCCGGATTTCCTGCTGGCTTCTGCGTGAAGTCAGCTCTTCCACCATCGCCGGGATCCGGTCCTGCTCACCGCGACGTCGGGCGATCTGACGCAGACTGCTGTGGACGTCGTCCTGCGTCAGCACCAGTGCGCCGCCAAGCTCCCGCAACGAGTTGAAGTAGGCGACCAGGGTCCAGTAGCTGTCGCGGTCGCCCTCGGCGAGCCCGGCGAGCGCGGTCTGGAGCAGCGAGGCGAGCGCTGCCTGTAGCGTGAACTTGGCGGACCGGCCGGCGGTGGTAACACCGGCATAAAGTCGTCCGAATGCCTCCGGTCGGCAATCAATCACCGCAAACCCGGAGTCCGTTGCATCAAGTCCTGGTGGCGGGAACTGGCACGTGCCGCGATCGAACAATGCAAGCACCTGATCGTTTGCACGGCGGATTGTGGCGGTGGAGCCAATGATTTTCGGCCTTGTACCGTCAGCGGAGAGGATAAGGTCCAGCGCCGCCTCGTAAAGACCAGCCAATGTTCCCAGCGGTCCGGAGATCAGGTGCAATTCGTCCTGCAATATGAGTTGCGGCTGGGCATCGGTACCCACGCCGAACAGGCTTGCCGTCCTCTTCTGCCTTACGATCTGCGCAAACTTGTCGACGGTTCCGATCAGGAGCGTCGGCCTTTCGTTGTAAACGTCCGCATCGACAGCCCAGACCGGAAGGACAAAGCCCGAAAGGATGCAGGTCGCTGTCCGGCAACGCGCTGTGACCGGATCGGTGGCCTTGGCCTGGATGTAATCCAGCCTGGCATGGCATGCCGGGCAGTCCACCAGCTGTGCGGGTGTCGGCTTTTGCGGGTCTGCCCGGCTGGCATAGGCGTCTGCACGAGAGTTGGGAGTCGCATCGGCACCAACCCACAGGCCGATCGCGAATGGAGTGTCACCAAGTGACCCGTGCGCCGGCGCGGGAACTAGGCTTCTGCGGATCGCCTCGCAGGCGAAGATCATCGCCGATGCCCGCACGAACTGCTGGGTGGTCAGAAGTCTGAGTGTGTAGCGCATTATCGCCGCGACACCCGCGCCATCATCAGGCCGTGCGCGAGAGAGGCGCCGGTGAAACGCTGTGAATGCAATGAGGCCGAGATAGGCCTCGGTTTTGCCGCCGCCGGTCGGGAACCAGAGCAAATCCATGACCTCGCGGTCCTCGTGCGTTCCGTTCGCACTGGATTCGAGGGTCAACAGCAGGAAACCAAGCTGGAACGGGCGCCAGCGCAGACCGCCTTCGCCACTCCATTCGCGCTGCAAGGTCATCGCTCGGTTCGCCAGCTGGAACGCCTGTCGCGCCGCGGTGTCGCGGCCCAGCCAGGCCGCACCCTGGCGCATCCGGCGGAGAACGCTTCCTGCCTCCTGAATGTGACGGTTCGCAGTTTCCTTTCGCGTTCCCGTCAACGATGCAAGCCGCTGCTCCTGCAGTCCAATCCAGCGGCCGTATGCATCGCAGAGCCGTTCCAGCCCCGAAACGAGATCGGCTCCATCGGCCTCCGCCAGCCATGCGGCGGAAAGCGGGTCAGGCGCCTGCGCGGACATTTCGGCGAAAACCTCATGCCCATTTCCGCTGACCGGCGGAGTCAGGGCATCAGGTATCCAGGCAATGCGGATCGAGGTCGCGGTCTGTCCGGATTCTTCCGTTGTCCATGACGCGGACGCCGTATGGCCCGCCGCAAATTCGCGCGCGTCCCGGTAAAGAAGGCCGGCAGACCTGTCTTCATCGTCGACTTCCGAGCGCCGGCTTGGCCGGGCGACCAGACGGCTTCCCGGCGCTGCCTCGATTTCCAGCGCTGTCTGGAAAAGCGTGACCTTCTCGACTGCCTCACGACCCGCCTCCGCGGGCCGGGCAAGATTGACGAGGGTTATCGTCGCAAGCGTGCCACCGGGGAACCGCGAAGCACGCCAGTTGATGCGCGCACCCTCGATCCCGGGCGTCTCGACATCGAGCCAGCCGCTTCCTTCCGGCAAGGAGACATCGACAAATCCGATTTCAATCTGCCGTCGGGACCATTGCAGCGTGCCCCCTGCCTCGCGGTTGGATGTATAGAGCCCGAAAGCGACACGGATCTTGACGCCGGGTACATCATCACCGTCCTGCCGCACGGCAAAGGACAGGCCGGCCGCAGATGGCCTGCGCATGCTGACGCCGGCAGGCCGGGCAGCGTCGTCATCGTCTGATCCGCCCTCCTCGCTTCCGGCTACCGCCAGCCTCTCGTCTTCCTCGGGGGCAACCTCGGTATTGGTTGGCCACAGTATGCCGGTCAGCCACACATCCGAGGGGCGGGAATCGAGTGTCTCATCGATACGATCAGGGCCGATGAGATCGGTCCGCAATCGTTCCAGAACCGTTTGCCTGGCGATGTCGGGCGGCGATGTCGCTGTCATTTGAGTGTCCTGAAACTGCTGAAACCGGTGATCATGGGCGCGAACAGGAACCCGCTTGAGCGCCATGGCTCGTGCAGGTCCGCTGTCTTGGGATCATCGGATCGAAGAACGAGGCTCGCGAGACCGATCGAGCGCAGATGTGGCAGCATCCCGGGAGAGCGCATTGTCTTGATGGCTTTTGCGATTTCCCAGAGATCGAGCCGGAGTTGCTCGTTCAGCAGGCACAGACGCACGCCGTCACTGTCGCGTACCTCATAGTCCCAGTCGAGCTCGGCCCTCGCATACCCCGCGAGCCCCGTCCGATGAGGCTGGGACAGCCATCGCTGCTGGGCGATCGCGACATCATCGGCGGTGGCAAACGCACGTATCCCCACCAGTCCGACCGCGTCGAGATCACCCGCGCGTCCGACTTCCACGCGTCCCGAGCCCTTGCTCCGTCCGCGACGCCAGACGCGATGTGACGAGGTCGAGCCAGCAAAGCTGCGACCCGACTTCCCGACAAGGAGCTTGCTGCGCGCGCGCGTCGCGCCGACGAACATCACACGCGTTTCCTGGTCCGGGGCATCTTCGTCTGGGTCGACCGGTGGAAGAAAGAGGTGAACCTCGTCCGCCTCGCGTCCCTTGCTCGCATGGATCGTGCCCAGGACAGGGCCGGCATCGCCATATTCCGGAGAGCAGAAGAGCAACGGCGGCGCCGAGCGGCCGAGCCGCTCGCGCAATCTGCCGAGCTCGACGGTGTCCGCGCTTTGTCCGGCTACCTCGATGACGTGCGACCACGCCTCGTCGAGTTGTGGCGCCCCGATGGCGGCCGCTCCGACTATCCGGACGTGCCAGAGCGCCTCGAAATCGCTGCGACCGATGAGTGGAGCCGTCCAGTCCCAGAACAGCGCGGCCAGCCATGGGCGGATGCGCTGTGGCAGGCCCGACATTCGCAGTCGGTGCGGTATCTCTCCGACCCAGGAAGAGCGCTCGAGTACCTCGGCGCGACGTCTGAAAAGAACGAGCGCGTCGTCCCGGGCAGCACCGATATCGAAATCCTTGGCCTCTCCGGCATCGCCATGGGCGAGCCGGACGACCTCGGCCCGTACTCGCTCGGCCCGTCGCTCGGGGCGCATCGCCGTATCGAGAACGTCGGATCGGACCGCCGTAAAGATTGCCCTGAGTTTCGGACAATCGGTGCGGTGCACCCGCGAAAGCGCCAGTTCCTGAAAGCCACGATCGCGCATCCGGGCACCAAGGTTCGGGCCCGTCATCGCCTTGCCACGCTCTTCCTCGGTAAAATCATAGATTGCCTGAGCATCATCCATGAACGCGGTCACGCCGCACCGGTCATCCACGGCGTCAACCATTGCCAGAATCAGGTCCTGCCTGACGCCGACGATGTCCTGCCCCTCATCTATGACGAGATGCCGCAGGCGCCCCAGATAATCTGCTGCATCCGGGTCGCTCTTCAGCGTCGCAACCGTCCTTGAGATGCCTTCGTCAAAACTTCCGGTCAGTGCGGCATCGGTCGCGAATCCGGACTGGAGAGACCAGGCGTGCGAATCGAGAGTTGCGATCCGGACCGAGGCGGCGTCGCCTGGATCTTCCAGCGTCGCAGCGATCCGCTGGCGGATTTCAACCACGGCAGTGCGCGTGAAGCTGATCATCCATATCCGGGACGCTGGAACACCATCTGCGATAAGTCTGGAGACCCTCCGGCAGGCCACCCAGGTCTTGCCGGTTCCGGGACCTGCGGCGACCGCGAGCCTGGCATCGGCCTCGGCGTGAATGACTGCCTCCTGCGCCGGGTCCTTTCTGGCCTGGCCCTCATCGGGCTGCTGCACGTCCTGAGCTGGCTTTGCCGGGTCCGGCAGAATCGCGATGTCTATGGCGCCGTTCCTCACAGGCCACCAGATTCCGCGATAGAACGCTTCCTCGCCCTCATCGGCGGAGCGCATCGAGCAATTGACACGGCCGATTGCGCGGACGCCCTTAGTCACAGCAATCTCAACCTGCACGCTGTCCCCCTGGCCTCCCGATTGATTTCCAAAATTGTTTATTGGGAAGGATGTGTCAAAGAAAGAACATGCGACAGAATGAGATAAGTGCCGGCGTGGCGGATGCAGCAACAAGAATCGACGCAAGTCTCATCGACTATGCATCACGCCTCTGCTCCGAACGGCTGGCGGCCTACCGTGCCGCTCCGCATGATGCGGAGGAGCACGGCAATATCGAAACCTCGGTCCTTGCCGGTGGATATGCCTATCGGCAGATTGCGGAGCTGATCCAGAATGCTGCCGATGCGGTGTCCGAGGCAGGCGATCCCGAAGTCAGGGGGCGGATCGTTGTGGAGATCGACGGCAACGGGCTGTGGGCCGCGAACAGCGGAGCGCCTGTCGACAGGGCGGGCGTGCGCGCGCTT
This window encodes:
- a CDS encoding DUF1998 domain-containing protein, whose protein sequence is MAKNELGDLRRSAAVQTFGPGAIIDFRAGDAPVSGVAAGLEEWDRNFPPAGMLHPQAILEERLQKKLGVRGFRLPPVRNSANDADAMRSLVAVRFPEWLQCPGCNLIAPEGRWDDEPGRAGRWCASCTQKAPGRRRMYVIPVRFITACERGHIDEFPWHVWVQHAPDCARRRGFLKLTAESAGLAGLVLSCPECSKKRSMDGIFGKPRAGGKSHFPPCRGRRPWLADGTENCGGESRAMQRGASNLHFPVIESALSIPPWSDRLQEALGVHWDNIRNTHPEDRSAFIRILARGDLAQTLSDLGLTAEQLATEVDLRIAGHEAIETSDLRLEEYRQLTGGTRAEGLDHEFEIRPCVVPGDLAPWIGRLVRAVRLREVRAMKGFTRIQPPGDPDAGAVAPLSKTRLDWLPAIEVRGEGIFLTLDEHALSAWEERQDVAERTARIHDASVAAHLDRYGPDAPPPRPVSARFLLLHGFAHALMRQLTLDCGYATTALRERLYASTGDQPMAGLLIYTATSDDDGTLGGLQRQGDPIRMARTVVSAIRAQAWCSSDPLCIENLLAPDDGLSLAACHACLLAPETACEEFNRLLDRALLVGKPDTPETGFFHMMLQGDYI
- a CDS encoding helicase-related protein, which codes for MALKRVPVRAHDHRFQQFQDTQMTATSPPDIARQTVLERLRTDLIGPDRIDETLDSRPSDVWLTGILWPTNTEVAPEEDERLAVAGSEEGGSDDDDAARPAGVSMRRPSAAGLSFAVRQDGDDVPGVKIRVAFGLYTSNREAGGTLQWSRRQIEIGFVDVSLPEGSGWLDVETPGIEGARINWRASRFPGGTLATITLVNLARPAEAGREAVEKVTLFQTALEIEAAPGSRLVARPSRRSEVDDEDRSAGLLYRDAREFAAGHTASASWTTEESGQTATSIRIAWIPDALTPPVSGNGHEVFAEMSAQAPDPLSAAWLAEADGADLVSGLERLCDAYGRWIGLQEQRLASLTGTRKETANRHIQEAGSVLRRMRQGAAWLGRDTAARQAFQLANRAMTLQREWSGEGGLRWRPFQLGFLLLTLESSANGTHEDREVMDLLWFPTGGGKTEAYLGLIAFTAFHRRLSRARPDDGAGVAAIMRYTLRLLTTQQFVRASAMIFACEAIRRSLVPAPAHGSLGDTPFAIGLWVGADATPNSRADAYASRADPQKPTPAQLVDCPACHARLDYIQAKATDPVTARCRTATCILSGFVLPVWAVDADVYNERPTLLIGTVDKFAQIVRQKRTASLFGVGTDAQPQLILQDELHLISGPLGTLAGLYEAALDLILSADGTRPKIIGSTATIRRANDQVLALFDRGTCQFPPPGLDATDSGFAVIDCRPEAFGRLYAGVTTAGRSAKFTLQAALASLLQTALAGLAEGDRDSYWTLVAYFNSLRELGGALVLTQDDVHSSLRQIARRRGEQDRIPAMVEELTSRRSQQEIRDMLNRLEIPAGTAGALDVVLATNMLSVGVDIRRLGLMVVNGQPKTIAEYIQATSRVGRGRVPGLVVALLNNAKPRDRSHYETFGSWHATLYRDVEATSVTPFASRARDRALHAVLVAVVRHALPGKLDLPALDDDDLVPVRKLIGAIAARAARIDPLETDVATELERRLDRWLRRSPAQYWDARNEAVSLLQGAEEAAAKRASGRSIGQAWPTPNTMRAVEPATPFRLLEKLRGEQ
- a CDS encoding UvrD-helicase domain-containing protein translates to MQVEIAVTKGVRAIGRVNCSMRSADEGEEAFYRGIWWPVRNGAIDIAILPDPAKPAQDVQQPDEGQARKDPAQEAVIHAEADARLAVAAGPGTGKTWVACRRVSRLIADGVPASRIWMISFTRTAVVEIRQRIAATLEDPGDAASVRIATLDSHAWSLQSGFATDAALTGSFDEGISRTVATLKSDPDAADYLGRLRHLVIDEGQDIVGVRQDLILAMVDAVDDRCGVTAFMDDAQAIYDFTEEERGKAMTGPNLGARMRDRGFQELALSRVHRTDCPKLRAIFTAVRSDVLDTAMRPERRAERVRAEVVRLAHGDAGEAKDFDIGAARDDALVLFRRRAEVLERSSWVGEIPHRLRMSGLPQRIRPWLAALFWDWTAPLIGRSDFEALWHVRIVGAAAIGAPQLDEAWSHVIEVAGQSADTVELGRLRERLGRSAPPLLFCSPEYGDAGPVLGTIHASKGREADEVHLFLPPVDPDEDAPDQETRVMFVGATRARSKLLVGKSGRSFAGSTSSHRVWRRGRSKGSGRVEVGRAGDLDAVGLVGIRAFATADDVAIAQQRWLSQPHRTGLAGYARAELDWDYEVRDSDGVRLCLLNEQLRLDLWEIAKAIKTMRSPGMLPHLRSIGLASLVLRSDDPKTADLHEPWRSSGFLFAPMITGFSSFRTLK